The following is a genomic window from Marinobacter sp. NP-4(2019).
CATAATTCGGTTCTCCTGTCAGAAAAAGTGTCGGGCTCAGAGGCGTTCGATGATGGTGGCAATGCCCATACCGCCGCCCACGCACAGGGTGGCGAGACCGAAGCGCAGTTCACGGCGTTCCAGTTCATCGAGCAGGGTGCCCAGAATCATGGCGCCGGTGGCACCCAGCGGGTGGCCCATGGCGATGGCGCCGCCGTTGACGTTCACTTTTTCATCCGGAACTGAGAGTTCCTTCTGGAAGCGCATGACCACAGAGGCAAATGCTTCGTTCACTTCAAACAGGTCGATCTGGTCAACCGTCATGCCGGCCTTTTCCAGTGCTTTGCGGGTGGCGGGGGCAGGGCCGGTGAGCATGATGGTGGGATCGGTGCTGGTGACTGCCGTTGCCACAATGCGTGCCCGAGGTGTGAGACCCAGAGCCTTGCCCTTGGCTTCGCTGCCAATCAGCATGGCGGTAGCGCCGTCGACAATGCCGGAGGAGTTACCGGCATGGTGTACGTGGTTGATCTTCTCCACGTAGTGATATTTTTCCCGCGCAACACCATCGAAGCCCATTTCGCCCATCATCTGGAACGAGGGTTTGAGCCCTGCGAGTGATTCCACCGTGGTGTTGGCGCGAACCTGTTCATCGCGGTCCAGAATGACCACGCCGTTCTGATCAGTAACGGGAACGATGGATTTGACAAAATGGCCTTTTTCCCAGGCGTTGGCCGCTTTTTGTTGAGATTTCACTGCGAACCCGTCGACGTCTTCACGACTGAAACCTTCGATGGTTGCGATCAGATCGGCGCCAATGCCCTGGGGCATGAAGCCGGTGTGCAGGTTGGTGGCCGGGTCTGTTGCCCAGGCGCCGCCATCAGAGCCCATGGGCACGCGGGACATTGCCTCAACGCCGCCGGCGACGACCATATCTTCCCAGCCAGAACGCACTTTCATGGCTGCCAGGTTGACGGCTTCCAGGCCGGAAGCGCAAAAACGGTTAAGGGTAACGCCGGCCACTTTTTCATCCCAGTCGGCTGCCAGAG
Proteins encoded in this region:
- a CDS encoding acetyl-CoA C-acetyltransferase, which codes for MTTEAYIFDAVRTPRGRGKKDGSLHSVKPITLLTTVLNALQERNSLDTSQVDDIVMGCVTAVGDQGADIAKTAALAADWDEKVAGVTLNRFCASGLEAVNLAAMKVRSGWEDMVVAGGVEAMSRVPMGSDGGAWATDPATNLHTGFMPQGIGADLIATIEGFSREDVDGFAVKSQQKAANAWEKGHFVKSIVPVTDQNGVVILDRDEQVRANTTVESLAGLKPSFQMMGEMGFDGVAREKYHYVEKINHVHHAGNSSGIVDGATAMLIGSEAKGKALGLTPRARIVATAVTSTDPTIMLTGPAPATRKALEKAGMTVDQIDLFEVNEAFASVVMRFQKELSVPDEKVNVNGGAIAMGHPLGATGAMILGTLLDELERRELRFGLATLCVGGGMGIATIIERL